The window TAGCTTCCGGCAATAAATGAGACCGGATGGGTAAAATGCATATTCGACAGCAAAGCCTGCTGCTCAAGCAGACGTTTCGTGTATTCGCTTTCTGGGTAGATGTTAGGATTATAATAAAATACAGTAATCTCAAAAAAATCAGATAAATATTCCAACACATAACTGCTGCAGGGAGCGCAGCAGCTGTGGAGCAGAAGTTTCGGCACTCTGCCCTCCCCCTGCAGGGAATGAAGCAGCTTATCCATCTCCTTTTGGTAGTTTACATTTCTATAATTCATTGTACCAGAACTCCTTTACAATAAATAATACAGTTTATTATAGCACAAACTCATGTACTGTATAGGACTTTATTCACCTATCCCGCATTTTTCCATAAACTAACTATATACTTTTGAATGGAGTGTCTGCATGGAACCAATACTTGAGTTAAAAAATATACATTATGCATACCACACTTTAGATGGAGAGACCAAAGCACTGACAGACATCTCATTTTCAATTGCTTCCGGTGAATTTGTTGCAATTGTAGGCCCCTCAGGGTGCGGAAATGCGATGTGCAGGGAACGGAAACAATATACCTCCGCTACCCGCTGCTATTGTCATGGCACTGGCTGCCACAGATAAAAAGATGAACCTGTTCCCCATCCCACACGACCTTATCTAAGATCATCCTCAGATATTCCCTTTTTTCTGGCACAGTCAATATGTCAAACAGCTTCTGAAATGAAGAAAGCTGATCCATCAGACATTCGGCCTGCTGCCTGCCCCCACATATATTGCTTTCTCCGCCTGTCTCCTCCTGTTCCCTCTTAAACGCCAGGCACTCCTGATTCAGCTTCAGCACTTCCTGTTCGACCTGGCGGACAAACACTGCATTTCCCCCCGATTCGGCCAGAACACTGATTAAATTCTGTACTTTGTCCTCTCTCTTTTGAATCTCCTGCTCCAAAAGGTCTGCTGCCGTCACTTTCTTTTCTCCCGTACCTCCCATCTTTCCTATAGCCTTCCTCAATATTTGATTAAAGTCAGAGCTTTCTTCATTATAGCGCAGTACTTTCTGGCATACCAGCCCATCCAATGTGTTCCCCTGCACATTCCTCGCAGAGCACATCTTACCATGGGTCAGCTCTTTATATGTACACATATAAGAAAATCTTCGTTCCCCCGCAGCCGTAAGCTGACTTGAAGAGTAATTTTTCGGGCGCATGGGGTGCCCGCAGGAGCAATATAGAAGGCCGGATAACAAAGATACAGGATTATGGGGGGTATGCCGCCTGCCTCCCCCTTTACTATTTTTCAAAATTAAATTTTGAATTTTGGAAAAATCCCTTCCCGATATAATCCCTTTGTGCCTCCCTTTTGCAATAATCCACTTTTCTGGCGAGTTCTCCCTGTTCTTATATTGGGAGGAAGAGGTTTTTGCATATGCTATCAGTCCGTGTTTCCCGTCAGCCTCTTCCTGATCCATGCACACCTGGCACCCCAGATTCCAAAAAAACTGAAATGCCTCCTGATCTGCCGTGCAATACACTGGATTTGTCAATATATCTCTGATTGCAGTGGTGGTATATTCATTTCCACGTTTTGTCTTAATACCATGGCCCGCGAAATACCTTACAATTCCTATCAACGACTGTTTTTCCAGATACTCCTTAAAAATAAATCTGGCTGTCTTAATCTCCTCCTCATGGATGGCCAGCCGGAAAGATTTTTTGTTTTTCCCATTGACAGAAACCATCTCTTCTTCCACCGCCCGAAACCCGAGAGGGGTATTCCCCCCAAGCCATCTACCCTTTCTGGCCAGCATAATCATATTGTCCCTCACGCGCTCCGCAATCTGCTCCCGTTCCATCTGTGCTAAAACTCCGGCAAAATAAAGCATTGCTTTTCCGATGGGCGTCGATGTGTCAAACCGTTCCTTGATGCTGATAAAAGAGACATTCAGCCTGTTCAGGGTTTCAACCAGA of the Luxibacter massiliensis genome contains:
- a CDS encoding recombinase family protein; its protein translation is MRIFIYSRKSKWTGRGESVENQINMCREYIYHNIENADGAKIIEYEDEGYSGKNMKRPQFQKMMEEIEAGNCNYLVCYKLDRLGRNIADLANLVETLNRLNVSFISIKERFDTSTPIGKAMLYFAGVLAQMEREQIAERVRDNMIMLARKGRWLGGNTPLGFRAVEEEMVSVNGKNKKSFRLAIHEEEIKTARFIFKEYLEKQSLIGIVRYFAGHGIKTKRGNEYTTTAIRDILTNPVYCTADQEAFQFFWNLGCQVCMDQEEADGKHGLIAYAKTSSSQYKNRENSPEKWIIAKGRHKGIISGRDFSKIQNLILKNSKGGGRRHTPHNPVSLLSGLLYCSCGHPMRPKNYSSSQLTAAGERRFSYMCTYKELTHGKMCSARNVQGNTLDGLVCQKVLRYNEESSDFNQILRKAIGKMGGTGEKKVTAADLLEQEIQKREDKVQNLISVLAESGGNAVFVRQVEQEVLKLNQECLAFKREQEETGGESNICGGRQQAECLMDQLSSFQKLFDILTVPEKREYLRMILDKVVWDGEQVHLFICGSQCHDNSSG